The genome window TTCTCAATCGTTTGCTAGTACCGCTCCTAGCGAAGCTTCCGGTATTGCTCAGAACGTTGTTGATTACAGGTCTAACGGTTGCCCTGCTCACCTACGTGATTATGCCGCGCCTCACTCAACTCTTTTGCAAATGGCTGTATCCCATTTGAGCAAGTACATATCTTGCACATTCACAGGAATCTTCCATGTCTTGTCAACACCTGAACGAACTGACGCTAGAGAATATGATTTCAAAAGCCAATTACCCAGTATTCCGCTGTGAGGAATGCCTGCGAGTTGGCGATCGCTGGGTACATTTAAGAATTTGTCAGACCTGCGGCAAAATGTTGTGCTGCGACTCATCTAACAATCAGCACGCACGCCGTCATTATGAAGAAAGCGGACGCGCGGTGATTAGTTCAGCCGAATTGGGAGAACAATGGCTGTGGTGTTTTGCCGATGAACAACAGAAGAACTATTGATCACGCACCCCTTCTACTCGCGAGGAAACCATGATGTCAAATCAGCCTACTCTGCCCTCAACGGATATTTGGCCGAGTTTACCCCTGGACGCATGGCAAGAGACCTATACCACCTTGCACATGTGGACGCAAATCATCGGCAAAATCCGATTTGTCCAAACTCCGTGGATTAATCATTCCTGGCATATTCCCCTATATTTAACCGTTCGGGGACTGACTACTTCCACGATTCCCTATGGAAGTCGCATCTTTCAAATCGACTTTGATTTCATTGATCATGAGCTGCTGATTCAAACAAGCGAAGGGGCAAGACGGGCGATCGCACTCTACCCTCGCTCTGTTGCTGATTTTTATCAAACTGTGATGGAAACTCTGAGAGAATTAGACCTTCACATCACAATTAACACCAAACCGAATGAAGTCCCTGACCCAATTCGATTTGAGCAGGATGAAACCCATGCTGCTTATGATGCGGATTATGCCAATCGATGCTGGCGAGTGCTGCTACAGTCCGATCGCGTCTTTCGAGAATTTCGTTCACATTTTTCCGGCAAGGTTAGTCCGGTTCATTTTTTCTGGGGGAGTTTTGATTTAGTAGTGACTCGCTTTTCGGGGCGATCGGCTCCTGAGCATCCGGGAGGGGTGCCAAATCTACCGGATGCAGTGGCGCAGGAAGCCTATTCCCAGGAAGTCAGTAGCGCCGGATTTTGGCCCGGAGCCGGATTATCGTACCCAGCGTTTTATTCCTATGCGTACCCAGAACCCGATGGGTTTAAGCAGGCTGAGGTTCGTCCTGATGCTGCATTTTACAGTAAAGAGTTGGGTGAATTTATTTTGCCCTATGACGCTGTCCGCGAGGCAGAATCACCGGATCAGATGTTGTTAGAGTTCTTGCAAAGCACCTACGAAGCTGCCGCCAGGTTAGGCAGCTGGAATCAAAAGGAACTTCAGCAGTTGACGTTTAAGTCGCAACTGCATTCCTAAATTGGCGTTTAACTGGCAGATCTTAAGTGGTGAGATGTAGGACAGTTTCGCAGGCTGGTTTATTGGACGCTTAACCCTTGAGCGTGAAGGACAATTCCGATGAACCTAAGCGATGCCAATTATGTCGCCAGCGTTCTCCAGGATATTGAAGGTTCCATTGTGCTCGTAGGTCACTCCTACGGGGGTGCAGTGGTTACGAATGCGGTCAAGGACAACGAAAACGTGAAGGCGTTGGTTTACATTGCGGCTTTTGCTCCTGATGCGGGCGAAACCGCTGTTGAACTCTCAGGACGTTATCCAGGCAGCACACTTGGTCCGACCCTCGCGCCCCCCGTTGACCTGCCGGATGGTGGCAAAGACCTCTACATCCAACAGCTAGGAGCACCACAAACTCAAGGGACATCAGCTCAGTGTCAACAGGGCTAGCTTCAGTCCCGCTAGTCAATCCATTGTCACCGCTTCTCATGACGTCACTGCCCGCCTCTGGGACCGCTCTGGCAAGCAACTCGCTGAGCTTAAGGGGCATTGGAACGAGGTCAACAGTGCCAGCTTCAGTCCTGATGGCCAGGCTATCATCACCGCTTCTCATGACGTCACCGCCCGGGTGTGGCCTTTTAACAGCTTCGATAAACTGCTAGGGCAAGGCTGCAAACGGATTGAAGGTCACTTGAGTCCCAATCCCAAAGAGTTAGTAACACTAGAAGTTTGCAAAAAGCAGACTAATTGAAGGCTTTGCTACTCATCCTCGCAAAGCAAGAACTGGAGAGCTTACACAACCAGTAGCTAGATCAGAACTTATAGCAGGCTGGCTTAGGAGGAGCCTTCGCACTCTCATATTGGAAAGGCCCAACACTTAGGCGGGAAGCATTAGGGGGTCAATTATAGCGATTCTCAGGTGAGTGCAGTACAGCTTGAGGTACCAGGAGCGACCTGGTAACAGCAATGGTTAAACCAACCGATTATGTCTTTAACCGTAACTGAGTTGAATGCTTCTGTCATTGCTTGATCCAGGTCTTTACGACTGCGAGCCACTTCAGACCATAAAAACTCTTTCACTTTCGACTCACGATTCTCAATCGGATTAAAGTCAGGTGAATAGGGAAGCAAGCATAACAGCTTTGCACCTGCTGCTTCGATCGCTGCTCGGATGCCTGCAGTTTGTGAGAGCTATAATTGACCATTAAGAAAACTTCTGGGTTGGCTACATAAGAGAGGCACTCAACAGATGCCTCTCTCCTTCAAAAATTTCTGCTCACAACTCTAAAACTCAGTAGGTATTGACCTATACAGCTGATTAGGACATCCTAAGTCTGTATACAGACTCCGCCAATGACTAGTCAAACTCCTGAAAATGGCCACCCTTACCCGGAGCAGCCTGAAGGCCTGCTGGAGATCCTGCAACGCCTAGACCGAAATCTTGAAGTACTGACTGACCTGACAGGCCGCCTTGCAGAGGAGCAAACAGCAACTCGAATTGAGGTTCAAGGGCTGCACGAGAGCGCTGAGCAAAGGTATGCCGCTCTCGATCAGCGCATTGCCGCGGTACAGGCTACTACTGAGCAACAGGCCCAAGTTGCAGCACAGCAGGCTGAAAGCATCAATCGACTCATTACTTTGTTGGAGCCTCGGAGGGGACGGAATTAAAGTTCAATCTCCTTCCTGAGACAATTCCTTAATCTTGACAAGTTATGGTGAGCCGAGACCGCACTCAAGCTATCCGAAACCTAGCGTTCTCCCATTTAGCATCAGAAGTGCACCACAGACTGAGTAAACGGCCTCCTCAACATGAGGCTGTTTTACCGGTATTACCTGAGGAAATGGCCAACCAATTAGCTAATAAGATTAAAGTCCCAAGAGGTTTTTGGAAGGAGCAAAATCAGCAACTCCAAAAGGATCTAGAAGCCTGGCTCCATGAAGGAAAAGAGCCTGAGTTTCTACCTGGCATTCTAGCAATCAAACCAGACCCCAATCTGCCAGATGAAGTTTCTTGGAAAGAATCTTATTTAATAAGCTTGTATGGTTTTAATTCTGCTCACTTATTGATCCAAAACGGCAGTATTAACCTAGATCCAAGACATCTAGACACTCTCTTGAATTCTGAGCTAGGTTTTCCTGATCCAGGAGTACAACCACATTTATTCCAGAGTGAGAATACCGCAGCAATTCCAACTGTAGCTCCGATGGCAAGTAGCACACAAGCTCTGATTCGACCTGACCTCTGGCAGCAGGATTCCAGCGGTAGCGTCTCATTTCGCAAAGACTTTAGCAAAGACCGATACATTGAGCACTTTATCACTTCAACAGTTCCGGAAAGCAAAAACCTAGTCCTGTTTACTGAAAAAGCAGCTTGGAATATCATTTGGAAGCTTGGGGAAGAGGGGCTTGATACCGCCAAACTGCACTTGATGTTTGCCGCTCATGCCTTCAAGCAAGAAAAGCCTTGGGAAACTGAATTTAAGCTTGCTGGTTCAGATCTCATTAAAGAGTTAGGTTGGGACAATCGTAAGGACTTGAGTAAGACGGCAAAACTCAAGAAAGTAGCCCACCATGCTTGGCTATTAGGAAGCCTTGCAGTCAAAATCACCTGGAGCGAAGGCAAACGTGATAGTGGGGTTGATTATTCGAGGATGTGGAATATCCCCCTGATCACAGAGTTAGGTCAGCCTAACCTTCAAGGACTTATCGAGACGCCGCAGGAAGTAATTATTACTGTCAAACCTGGAGCGTGGATAGAGCGCTTTCTGGGTCAGGAGGAACTGTACCAGTTCGGCTGGCTTTCGCAGCAGCTCCTACGCATTGACTCCCATAACGGGGAGTTAGCGCTGCGTATGGCCATGCACCTGACGACAGACAGCCGAAC of Leptolyngbya sp. FACHB-261 contains these proteins:
- a CDS encoding UBP-type zinc finger domain-containing protein; the encoded protein is MSCQHLNELTLENMISKANYPVFRCEECLRVGDRWVHLRICQTCGKMLCCDSSNNQHARRHYEESGRAVISSAELGEQWLWCFADEQQKNY
- a CDS encoding DUF5996 family protein, yielding MMSNQPTLPSTDIWPSLPLDAWQETYTTLHMWTQIIGKIRFVQTPWINHSWHIPLYLTVRGLTTSTIPYGSRIFQIDFDFIDHELLIQTSEGARRAIALYPRSVADFYQTVMETLRELDLHITINTKPNEVPDPIRFEQDETHAAYDADYANRCWRVLLQSDRVFREFRSHFSGKVSPVHFFWGSFDLVVTRFSGRSAPEHPGGVPNLPDAVAQEAYSQEVSSAGFWPGAGLSYPAFYSYAYPEPDGFKQAEVRPDAAFYSKELGEFILPYDAVREAESPDQMLLEFLQSTYEAAARLGSWNQKELQQLTFKSQLHS
- a CDS encoding alpha/beta fold hydrolase — encoded protein: MNLSDANYVASVLQDIEGSIVLVGHSYGGAVVTNAVKDNENVKALVYIAAFAPDAGETAVELSGRYPGSTLGPTLAPPVDLPDGGKDLYIQQLGAPQTQGTSAQCQQG
- a CDS encoding WD40 repeat domain-containing protein produces the protein MVTASHDVTARLWDRSGKQLAELKGHWNEVNSASFSPDGQAIITASHDVTARVWPFNSFDKLLGQGCKRIEGHLSPNPKELVTLEVCKKQTN
- a CDS encoding helix-turn-helix transcriptional regulator, with product MASSTQALIRPDLWQQDSSGSVSFRKDFSKDRYIEHFITSTVPESKNLVLFTEKAAWNIIWKLGEEGLDTAKLHLMFAAHAFKQEKPWETEFKLAGSDLIKELGWDNRKDLSKTAKLKKVAHHAWLLGSLAVKITWSEGKRDSGVDYSRMWNIPLITELGQPNLQGLIETPQEVIITVKPGAWIERFLGQEELYQFGWLSQQLLRIDSHNGELALRMAMHLTTDSRTYLSGQYQIRSLLEDVLPKEVLEKARSDRRRSYEIRQRLYNAITQLKQLGWQIEGFEKKSKLDELLDTRITIKLPTPIPRLIANQTESKPRRLPPASAAVALTGNRVKEARKARGWSQAKLANFLGVSQYLVSMIERDERSITPDTESKLRQVLLD